The following proteins are encoded in a genomic region of Spirosoma sp. SC4-14:
- a CDS encoding family 20 glycosylhydrolase: MRIHTVSILLFWLSMAFANAQQSISLIPQPVDLQPQQGVFTLGRSASIGFTKPQGKTVADMLAQKLSRATGFSIKSKAATKADILLALTDTPNPKLGKEGYTLNASSKGVVISANEPAGLFYGMHSLLQLLPKEVEGKTVAKIAWTVPAVQITDYPRFGWRGVMLDVSRHFFSKEDVKAYIDQLARFKFNTFHWHLTDDNGWRIEIKSLPKLTEVGAWRVQRAGHFGNRAEPKPGEAATYGGFYTQDDIKEIIQFAQDRNITIIPEIDVPGHSMAALAAYPELSCTKTPVFVNPGTAFSEWYGNGTFKMLVENTLNPSDEKVYDFLDKVFTEVAALFPTPYIHVGGDECYKGYWAQDPGCQALMKQLNIRHVEDLQGYFMNRVEKILKAKGKKLLGWDEILEGGISPDATVMSWRGIKGGIEAAQMGHDVVMTPTTFAYLDYQQSDADPTIYANLRTKKSYSFEPVPDGVDAKYILGGQGNLWTEQIPTLRYAEYMTYPRAWALAEVYWSPKETKSWESFVPRMEAHFDRADVAQINYSRSVYDAIIKTSMRNGKLVLELAGEVPGLDIFYSIDDTMPDNFSARYSEPVELPDGPITLRVITYRAGKPIGHLLVLSRDALQRRAGR, encoded by the coding sequence ATGAGAATACATACGGTGAGCATTCTGCTTTTCTGGCTTTCCATGGCATTTGCGAATGCTCAGCAATCTATTTCACTGATTCCGCAACCGGTCGATCTGCAACCGCAACAGGGTGTTTTCACGCTCGGCCGATCGGCTTCAATCGGGTTCACTAAACCGCAGGGTAAAACTGTGGCCGATATGCTGGCTCAAAAGCTAAGTAGGGCAACGGGTTTTTCGATAAAGTCGAAGGCTGCCACGAAGGCTGATATTTTGCTGGCGTTGACCGATACGCCTAATCCAAAACTAGGGAAAGAAGGGTATACGCTCAATGCATCGTCGAAAGGAGTGGTTATTTCGGCCAATGAACCCGCCGGACTCTTCTATGGTATGCATTCGCTGCTTCAGCTATTGCCAAAAGAAGTAGAAGGAAAAACGGTTGCGAAAATTGCCTGGACTGTCCCGGCGGTTCAGATCACGGACTATCCGCGATTTGGCTGGCGTGGCGTTATGCTCGATGTGAGCCGTCATTTTTTTTCGAAAGAAGATGTCAAAGCCTATATCGACCAACTGGCCCGGTTCAAATTCAACACGTTTCATTGGCACCTGACCGATGATAACGGCTGGCGGATTGAGATTAAATCGTTGCCTAAACTGACCGAAGTAGGAGCCTGGCGTGTGCAACGGGCTGGCCATTTTGGCAATAGAGCCGAGCCTAAACCGGGCGAAGCGGCCACCTATGGGGGCTTTTATACGCAGGACGATATTAAAGAGATCATCCAGTTCGCTCAGGACCGTAACATAACCATTATTCCCGAGATTGATGTGCCAGGGCATAGTATGGCAGCATTGGCGGCCTATCCAGAGCTGAGTTGTACGAAAACTCCCGTATTCGTGAATCCGGGAACAGCATTTTCGGAATGGTATGGCAACGGTACATTTAAAATGCTGGTCGAAAACACGCTGAATCCGTCGGATGAAAAAGTCTACGACTTTCTGGATAAAGTGTTTACTGAAGTGGCCGCTCTTTTCCCGACTCCCTATATTCATGTTGGGGGCGATGAATGTTACAAAGGCTATTGGGCGCAGGACCCCGGCTGTCAGGCACTGATGAAGCAACTCAACATTCGGCATGTTGAAGATTTGCAGGGCTACTTCATGAACCGGGTCGAGAAAATTCTGAAAGCAAAGGGTAAAAAACTACTGGGATGGGATGAAATTCTGGAAGGTGGTATTTCGCCCGACGCAACCGTAATGAGCTGGCGTGGCATAAAAGGCGGTATAGAAGCGGCTCAGATGGGGCACGATGTGGTGATGACACCGACCACATTTGCCTATCTCGATTACCAGCAAAGTGATGCCGATCCGACAATCTATGCCAATCTGCGTACTAAAAAGAGTTATAGTTTTGAACCCGTACCCGATGGCGTCGATGCCAAATACATTCTGGGCGGGCAGGGTAATCTCTGGACCGAGCAGATTCCTACGCTGCGTTATGCCGAATACATGACCTACCCGCGTGCCTGGGCACTTGCTGAGGTATACTGGTCGCCGAAAGAAACCAAAAGTTGGGAGTCGTTTGTGCCACGCATGGAAGCGCACTTCGACCGGGCCGATGTGGCGCAGATCAACTATTCTCGATCGGTATATGACGCAATCATTAAAACGAGTATGCGGAATGGTAAACTGGTGCTGGAACTTGCCGGTGAAGTGCCAGGACTGGATATTTTCTATAGTATCGACGATACCATGCCCGACAATTTTTCGGCACGCTATAGCGAACCGGTCGAATTGCCCGATGGGCCCATAACGCTACGGGTCATTACCTATCGCGCTGGCAAGCCAATTGGTCATTTGCTGGTGCTATCGCGCGATGCTCTACAGCGTCGGGCTGGTCGGTAA